One genomic segment of Suttonella sp. R2A3 includes these proteins:
- a CDS encoding glycosyltransferase family 2 protein, with amino-acid sequence MVSATMCRLSVVMIVKNEADNLRLSLPSIKDLADEIIILDSGSSDDSQAVAESFGAKWYVNSDWQGFGVQRQRAQAYAKGRWILALDADEVVDKALAQVISQTINQQPAQTVYGLKRLDYIFGHRIDHPRWRVKPYWRLYPAAFQFNLDHVHESLDVGSAQTEVLEGFLEHHTAPDPEFLLRKRLAYALTWAKERHGRGKRVSGLGVLLRSLWSWLRQYVINGRFLQGRYGFIYAGIFAQYTFNKYALLYDLNHRSDSYREDYQPHAINHHKFPEPAGMNTQDRPATLSVVMIVKNEQKHLPACLYSLGDLADEIVILDSGSTDQTQKIAEHFGAKWFVNKDWQGFGRQRQIAQNHAQGDYILALDADEQLDAQLIQAIKDLLKRPVVNDAVFAVKRQNIFCGKAVHGNAWYYDRIVRLYAREQFTYHDYDVHESVGAQGVNVKVLPGALQHFTNDNLYHFLDKNIRYSTVWGKEKSSLGKKSKSSVVLALTTFHAWLREYIFRGAILGGAYGLFLSVSAAGYHFNKYIILGYKATKYDLEE; translated from the coding sequence CTGGTGAGCGCAACGATGTGTCGTCTTAGTGTCGTGATGATTGTCAAAAACGAAGCGGATAACCTGCGTCTGAGTTTGCCATCGATCAAAGATTTGGCCGATGAAATCATCATATTGGACTCCGGCAGTAGTGATGACAGCCAAGCGGTTGCTGAGTCTTTTGGGGCTAAATGGTATGTCAATAGCGATTGGCAGGGCTTTGGTGTACAGCGCCAACGTGCGCAAGCTTACGCAAAAGGGCGCTGGATCTTGGCTTTGGACGCTGATGAAGTGGTCGATAAAGCGCTCGCGCAAGTGATTAGCCAAACAATTAATCAACAACCTGCGCAAACAGTTTATGGATTGAAGCGCTTAGACTATATTTTTGGTCATCGCATCGATCATCCGCGCTGGCGTGTTAAGCCTTATTGGCGACTCTATCCTGCGGCTTTCCAGTTTAACCTCGATCACGTGCATGAATCACTTGATGTGGGAAGTGCGCAAACTGAGGTGCTAGAAGGGTTTCTTGAGCACCATACGGCGCCAGATCCTGAGTTTCTTTTGCGCAAACGATTGGCTTATGCTCTAACCTGGGCGAAAGAGCGCCATGGCCGTGGTAAACGGGTGAGCGGCCTTGGTGTGCTGCTGCGCTCGCTATGGTCTTGGTTGCGGCAATATGTTATCAACGGGCGTTTTTTGCAAGGTCGCTATGGGTTTATTTATGCCGGTATTTTTGCCCAATACACCTTTAATAAATATGCTTTACTGTATGACCTTAATCATCGTTCAGACAGTTATCGCGAAGATTACCAACCGCACGCTATAAACCACCATAAATTTCCTGAACCCGCGGGGATGAACACACAAGATCGGCCAGCAACGCTGAGCGTGGTGATGATTGTTAAGAACGAACAAAAGCACTTGCCAGCGTGTTTGTACAGCTTGGGTGATTTGGCTGATGAGATCGTCATTCTCGATTCAGGTAGCACGGATCAGACGCAAAAAATTGCTGAGCATTTTGGCGCTAAATGGTTTGTGAATAAGGATTGGCAAGGCTTTGGTCGTCAGCGGCAAATCGCGCAAAACCATGCACAAGGCGATTATATCTTGGCCCTTGATGCTGATGAGCAACTGGATGCTCAATTAATTCAAGCGATAAAAGATTTACTTAAGCGACCAGTTGTTAATGACGCCGTTTTTGCGGTTAAGCGACAAAATATATTTTGCGGAAAAGCTGTGCATGGTAATGCTTGGTACTATGACCGAATCGTACGCCTTTACGCGCGTGAGCAATTTACCTATCATGATTATGATGTGCATGAATCTGTCGGTGCTCAAGGTGTAAACGTCAAGGTGTTGCCAGGCGCTTTGCAGCATTTTACCAATGACAACCTCTATCATTTTCTGGATAAGAATATTCGCTACAGTACCGTCTGGGGCAAAGAGAAATCGTCACTAGGTAAGAAAAGTAAATCTTCGGTTGTGCTTGCGTT
- a CDS encoding glycosyltransferase — protein sequence MSQRYILCMKWGDKYPAEYVNRLYRMVKRHLSLPFTMVCLTDNDEGIDPAVRCLPIPSLNLPDGLPERGWLKLTTFTPDLHGLQGTALFLDLDVVIMDNIDHFFTHQPAQQGVFIIRDWKRPWRKVGNSSVYRFELGAYPELLEDFRARFAEIRQQFRNEQAYLSWYVHQHNELHYWPSTWCKSYKYHALRPLPLSLWLMPKKPDCDILIFHGEVNPHDAITGGGGKWYRHILPAPWLKEYW from the coding sequence ATGTCGCAACGTTATATTCTTTGTATGAAATGGGGAGATAAATATCCCGCTGAATACGTCAACCGTTTGTATCGTATGGTCAAACGCCATCTCTCGCTGCCTTTTACCATGGTGTGCTTAACAGATAATGACGAAGGTATTGATCCGGCGGTGCGTTGTCTGCCAATTCCTTCGCTTAATTTGCCCGATGGCTTGCCTGAGCGTGGCTGGTTGAAATTGACTACTTTTACCCCTGATTTACACGGATTACAGGGCACTGCACTGTTTCTTGATCTTGATGTGGTGATCATGGATAACATCGATCATTTTTTCACCCATCAACCCGCACAGCAAGGCGTATTTATTATTCGCGATTGGAAGCGTCCTTGGCGCAAAGTGGGTAACAGTTCGGTTTATCGCTTTGAACTTGGCGCTTATCCAGAGTTACTCGAGGATTTTCGTGCGCGTTTTGCAGAAATCCGTCAACAGTTTCGCAACGAACAGGCGTATTTATCGTGGTATGTCCATCAGCACAACGAGCTCCATTATTGGCCAAGCACGTGGTGTAAAAGCTATAAATACCATGCTTTACGGCCATTACCTTTATCACTTTGGTTAATGCCGAAAAAGCCAGACTGTGATATTTTGATTTTTCATGGTGAAGTGAATCCGCACGATGCAATCACTGGCGGCGGTGGTAAATGGTATCGCCATATCCTGCCGGCACCATGGCTTAAAGAGTACTGGTGA
- a CDS encoding DUF5368 domain-containing protein: protein MMKSLDFASLLAVFQEMFGAWFWPMLVAIVLITVLFLVLLIKERRIHSRRLMWAQLLGIPGGILALVIMATVSSSGYTDAGGPIDWIIIALVFALGFIGTAIIYYTIVGWLTSSRRQEHVF from the coding sequence ATGATGAAAAGTCTTGATTTTGCCTCTCTTTTGGCCGTGTTTCAGGAAATGTTCGGTGCTTGGTTTTGGCCAATGCTTGTCGCTATTGTGCTCATTACCGTGTTATTTCTTGTATTACTCATTAAAGAGCGACGTATCCATTCACGACGCTTGATGTGGGCGCAATTACTGGGTATCCCCGGCGGTATACTGGCTTTAGTGATTATGGCTACGGTCTCATCATCCGGCTATACCGATGCTGGCGGGCCTATTGATTGGATCATCATTGCGTTAGTGTTCGCGTTGGGATTTATTGGTACGGCTATTATCTATTACACCATTGTCGGTTGGCTCACATCGAGCAGACGGCAAGAACATGTATTTTAA